The proteins below come from a single Polynucleobacter sp. MWH-UH23A genomic window:
- a CDS encoding response regulator transcription factor: MNRPAKLIRIVIVEDDAILREELSQFLQSRKFIVYEVNNGIALNDLLLRESVDLVILDLNLPGQSGFVIAKSIRHQYPQMGIVMLTARTGLIDRINSYESGADIYLPKPTPALELLAAINSLTRRFAENDLENWILHSHSSQLSPPHGANRINLIAAESTLLKALAQAPNRSLESETICEILSEQLAAEQMTKRSLENVISRLRKKLQPILVGQERRIIHSIWGTGYQLCLPIIVVNN, translated from the coding sequence ATGAATCGCCCGGCTAAATTAATCAGGATTGTCATCGTCGAAGACGATGCGATATTACGAGAAGAATTGAGTCAATTTCTACAGTCTCGAAAATTCATCGTATATGAAGTAAACAACGGCATAGCCTTGAATGACCTTCTTCTGAGAGAATCCGTAGATCTCGTCATTTTGGACTTAAATTTGCCAGGTCAATCAGGCTTTGTTATTGCTAAATCAATCCGACATCAATACCCCCAGATGGGCATAGTAATGCTCACTGCACGCACAGGTTTAATTGATCGTATAAATAGCTATGAGTCAGGTGCGGATATATACCTACCTAAGCCAACCCCTGCCTTAGAGCTGTTGGCGGCCATAAATAGTCTCACTAGACGCTTTGCCGAAAATGATCTTGAGAATTGGATTTTGCACAGCCACTCAAGTCAACTCAGCCCTCCGCATGGAGCAAACAGAATTAACCTCATTGCTGCTGAATCCACGTTACTCAAAGCGCTTGCACAAGCCCCCAACCGATCGTTAGAGTCTGAAACTATCTGCGAAATTCTTTCAGAGCAATTAGCGGCGGAGCAAATGACAAAACGATCACTAGAAAATGTGATTAGCAGGTTAAGAAAGAAGCTTCAACCTATACTAGTAGGGCAAGAACGCAGAATTATTCATTCAATATGGGGGACTGGCTACCAACTTTGTCTACCAATAATCGTTGTTAATAACTAA
- a CDS encoding AAA family ATPase, which translates to MQPSNAIKLVLELFDSQKYWRREDLTKAVLEMHSKNGGVEGVQKPDNVLKKILVKLHAEKKIEQVARGMWTRAKSSAVPDHSYQESDFSDPGDDIDDQVGAFNENHINIYQKNVGKPLNLVDERGNKYVPSENREAQIIIKDAHRLVKVWAQGIRDRLFPNGTNPDKTVTATNQRGNFRDYLPQTFEPSADSPSVISYWVYLWSDRTSSNNEIYFRITLGVNEDKADLNLRRKVELVRNEHGGEERFTAQLPALEGVKMSMDELIDWGVSSIKNFPVTYDEFCEELEPELTANEHPKDAPKTGESNSHYWIEKTLVKGRPDREYGSESLGQALWSPQKSKGERQADIYANMRKVQAGDVIFHFTDNKAITGISIATESADDTFKCLNGTDWEGLPGYRIALKDYRLLDKPITREEIFSYASELEAILASNNGLFYNKDLNLVQGGYLTAAPLELVELFNRIYRQSAGENIPYITPDEFNNQAIAPIEQYGIDNALNGVLLSRSEFEGMIDSIKIKKNLILQGPPGTGKSFIAKRLAYTLLGSKDDTRIQSVQFHQSFSYEDFIQGFRPKKDSSGFALRNGVFYRFCQQALQNPSKPYVFLIDEINRGNLSKIFGEVMLLIESDKRGPDWAVSLTYSDEVAKKFYIPANVHILGMMNTADRSLAIVDYALRRRFVFKDIPPGFISPNFKPLLEAKGVDHVVIDVIQARMGELNKKIDASPDLGAGFMVGHSFFVPTHQVQNSTDWYNGVIRNEIAPLLREYWFDKKRSEVDQEIELLLIK; encoded by the coding sequence AGCAACGCCATTAAGTTGGTGCTGGAGTTATTTGATTCTCAAAAATATTGGCGGAGAGAGGATCTAACAAAAGCTGTGCTTGAAATGCATTCGAAGAATGGTGGCGTTGAAGGGGTGCAAAAACCCGACAATGTGCTGAAAAAGATTTTAGTTAAATTGCATGCCGAAAAGAAAATTGAGCAGGTAGCGAGAGGAATGTGGACTAGAGCTAAGTCTTCAGCAGTTCCAGATCATAGTTACCAAGAGTCTGACTTTAGTGATCCAGGTGATGATATTGATGATCAGGTTGGTGCGTTTAATGAAAATCACATCAACATTTACCAGAAAAATGTCGGAAAGCCGTTAAATTTGGTGGACGAAAGAGGTAACAAGTATGTCCCTTCTGAAAACCGCGAAGCTCAGATAATTATTAAAGACGCTCATCGCCTCGTTAAGGTTTGGGCTCAAGGAATTCGTGATAGGTTGTTTCCGAATGGTACCAATCCTGATAAGACCGTTACTGCCACTAATCAGCGTGGGAATTTTAGGGATTACCTTCCTCAAACGTTTGAGCCTTCAGCGGACTCTCCTTCAGTTATCTCGTATTGGGTCTATCTGTGGAGTGACAGAACTTCAAGTAATAACGAGATCTATTTCAGGATCACCTTAGGCGTTAATGAAGATAAGGCTGACTTAAATCTTAGGCGTAAGGTGGAATTAGTTAGAAACGAACATGGTGGCGAAGAAAGGTTTACTGCACAACTCCCGGCGCTAGAGGGGGTCAAGATGTCTATGGATGAGCTTATTGACTGGGGTGTAAGTTCTATTAAAAACTTTCCAGTCACATATGATGAATTTTGCGAAGAACTTGAACCCGAATTAACCGCTAATGAGCACCCTAAAGATGCCCCAAAGACTGGCGAATCAAATTCACATTATTGGATAGAAAAGACCTTGGTAAAGGGTCGTCCAGATAGAGAGTATGGCAGCGAAAGTCTAGGTCAGGCATTATGGTCACCTCAAAAGTCAAAGGGTGAGCGTCAGGCCGATATTTATGCAAACATGAGGAAGGTCCAGGCTGGCGACGTAATATTTCATTTCACCGATAACAAGGCTATCACTGGTATCTCCATAGCAACGGAGTCAGCTGATGACACATTTAAGTGCTTGAATGGCACGGATTGGGAAGGTCTTCCTGGCTACCGAATTGCACTAAAAGACTATAGGCTTTTAGATAAGCCAATAACAAGAGAAGAAATTTTTAGTTATGCAAGCGAACTTGAGGCTATTCTTGCGTCTAATAACGGCCTTTTTTATAACAAAGATTTAAATCTTGTGCAGGGCGGATATTTAACAGCTGCACCATTGGAGCTTGTTGAGTTATTCAATCGCATATACAGACAGAGTGCCGGGGAAAATATTCCATACATCACCCCTGATGAATTCAATAATCAAGCGATTGCGCCTATAGAGCAGTATGGTATCGATAATGCATTAAATGGAGTGTTGCTTTCCCGTTCTGAGTTTGAGGGGATGATTGATTCAATAAAGATTAAAAAGAATTTAATTCTTCAGGGTCCTCCCGGTACAGGAAAAAGTTTTATTGCTAAACGCTTGGCCTACACTCTTCTTGGCTCCAAGGATGATACCCGCATCCAATCCGTTCAATTTCATCAATCATTCTCTTACGAAGATTTTATTCAAGGGTTTCGGCCTAAAAAGGATTCTTCCGGTTTTGCGTTACGTAATGGTGTTTTTTATAGATTTTGTCAACAGGCATTGCAGAACCCAAGCAAACCATATGTATTTTTGATTGATGAGATTAATCGAGGCAACCTTAGCAAGATATTTGGTGAGGTTATGTTGTTAATTGAGTCAGACAAGCGTGGCCCTGATTGGGCAGTTTCATTAACTTACTCTGATGAAGTGGCGAAAAAGTTTTATATTCCAGCCAATGTTCATATTCTCGGCATGATGAATACTGCTGATAGGTCTCTAGCTATTGTTGACTATGCGCTAAGAAGACGTTTTGTATTTAAAGATATTCCCCCCGGCTTTATAAGTCCTAACTTTAAGCCTCTGCTTGAAGCTAAGGGGGTAGATCACGTAGTAATTGACGTCATTCAAGCCAGAATGGGTGAATTGAACAAAAAAATTGACGCTTCCCCAGATTTAGGAGCCGGGTTCATGGTTGGGCATAGTTTCTTTGTCCCTACGCACCAGGTCCAAAACTCCACTGATTGGTACAACGGGGTAATCAGAAATGAGATTGCTCCACTTTTGCGGGAATATTGGTTTGATAAGAAGCGTAGCGAAGTTGATCAGGAAATTGAACTCCTGTTAATTAAATGA